The Lactobacillus sp. CBA3605 genome contains a region encoding:
- a CDS encoding CrcB family protein yields the protein MLMAVSLVGGGASLGALTRYGVMTLAKPLNRRFALPLATLIINLVGALLLGWDLTSSLPPLCQLFLGAGIMGGLTTFSTMINEIILLARHHHWVTASWYLGLSFFGGLSFVWLGTLL from the coding sequence ATGTTGATGGCAGTTAGTCTAGTTGGTGGCGGTGCGTCACTGGGCGCCCTCACCCGCTACGGTGTCATGACCCTCGCCAAGCCACTCAATCGTCGTTTCGCCTTACCCCTGGCTACCCTCATCATCAATCTTGTTGGCGCCTTACTCCTTGGCTGGGATTTGACCAGTTCATTGCCGCCGTTATGCCAACTTTTCTTGGGGGCTGGCATTATGGGTGGCCTGACAACGTTTTCCACCATGATTAACGAAATTATTTTATTAGCGCGTCACCACCATTGGGTCACGGCCAGTTGGTATTTAGGCCTCAGCTTTTTCGGCGGCTTAAGTTTTGTCTGGCTAGGAACTTTGCTTTAA
- a CDS encoding NFACT RNA binding domain-containing protein — protein MSISTEPTDTQLVQAAMTRQLFRTNKQITALTRAIGQVGDATDLQVKGTLLKTYASQITGHQQTVTLPDYRTPGQTITIQLDVAKSIMVNAEAYFHAYRKAKRGLATVTEHLQTAKQLRQAQLDRQASFQPTDAAQVATLKQALIAEGALKMHVLHSSKAPEPAHPRRFYTSDHVLVEVGKDSDQNDHLTLTARKDYYWMHVSELAGSHVVIHSNHPSQQTLTEAAVLTAYYSKGRKYPRVPVDVLKVSQLRKPKGAKSGLVTFSGQAQTITVRPDATLVKQLRVQAD, from the coding sequence ATGTCAATTTCAACCGAACCAACCGATACACAACTCGTCCAAGCTGCGATGACCCGGCAGCTTTTTCGGACTAACAAACAAATTACAGCTCTAACCCGCGCCATTGGTCAAGTGGGTGATGCCACCGACCTACAAGTCAAAGGCACTTTACTAAAAACCTATGCGAGTCAAATCACTGGTCATCAGCAGACCGTGACCTTGCCCGATTATCGAACCCCTGGGCAGACCATTACGATTCAACTCGATGTCGCTAAGTCGATTATGGTCAATGCCGAAGCTTACTTCCATGCTTATCGCAAAGCCAAACGTGGCCTAGCAACCGTCACTGAACACTTGCAAACAGCTAAGCAGCTTCGCCAAGCACAACTCGACCGGCAGGCCAGCTTTCAACCGACCGACGCCGCACAAGTTGCCACGCTAAAACAAGCATTGATTGCTGAAGGCGCCTTAAAAATGCATGTTTTACATTCATCAAAAGCGCCCGAACCAGCACATCCGCGTCGCTTTTACACGAGCGACCACGTGTTAGTGGAAGTTGGTAAAGATAGCGATCAAAACGATCACTTGACCCTGACTGCCCGTAAGGATTACTACTGGATGCATGTAAGCGAACTCGCTGGGTCACACGTGGTCATTCATAGCAATCACCCTAGCCAACAGACCTTAACCGAAGCGGCCGTCTTGACGGCTTACTACAGTAAAGGCCGCAAATACCCACGGGTTCCGGTTGACGTCTTAAAAGTTAGTCAACTTCGAAAGCCGAAGGGCGCCAAATCTGGCCTCGTCACTTTTAGTGGTCAAGCGCAGACGATCACTGTCCGACCGGATGCCACATTAGTCAAACAGTTACGGGTTCAAGCTGATTAA
- a CDS encoding ATP-binding cassette domain-containing protein — MVSLKLSKIEKQINGQTLFEIDQLQATGSAHIGVVGRNGAGKSTLAHLITGADQDYTGQVLVDAPVSYVPQIAANHDRSGGQAMLARVRQALQERPEILILDEPSSNLDETHQAWLIKKLQQYRGLLVLISHDRQLLNAVTDQTWAVAQHQFTAYAGNYAAYAAVQAQQLASQQNAYDRQTRHTQELQQAMQARREKAQRVRRGNRRLTPAERANSKSLREATAAKLERSASSLGQRGAREATVAKPVTATGFKLVATDFPPLTGKTVVAATDFTLRAFNQTILNQLNLQLKPGERVALVGPNGCGKTTLLQAIQARTAGLAVAPTAKIGVFNQDMTLLDGQLTVWKTVRATSALPDQTIRNVLGALGLPARFYSQLVASLSGGELVKLQLARILVGMYNVLILDEPTNYLDVAALDALAAYLQHYPGTVLFVSHDATFRQQVVTRTLTFADRTLIDPAQVATQAAQPSDLPLLQFKYDQLMQDPTAKTADIQALRMQIEALK; from the coding sequence GTGGTAAGTCTTAAATTAAGCAAAATTGAAAAACAAATTAATGGTCAAACGTTGTTTGAAATTGACCAATTACAAGCGACGGGTTCGGCACATATCGGTGTCGTGGGTCGCAATGGGGCTGGTAAATCGACCCTGGCCCACCTGATTACAGGTGCCGATCAGGATTATACCGGCCAAGTATTGGTCGATGCACCAGTCAGCTATGTGCCACAAATTGCAGCGAATCATGACCGCAGTGGTGGGCAAGCTATGTTGGCCCGGGTGCGGCAGGCGTTACAGGAGCGACCAGAAATTCTGATTTTGGATGAACCGTCATCTAATTTGGATGAGACGCATCAAGCGTGGTTGATTAAAAAGCTACAGCAATATCGCGGCCTATTAGTGCTCATCTCCCATGATCGCCAGTTGCTCAATGCGGTGACTGACCAGACGTGGGCCGTTGCCCAGCACCAATTTACGGCTTATGCTGGTAATTATGCGGCTTATGCCGCAGTGCAGGCGCAACAGTTAGCCAGTCAACAGAATGCGTATGACCGTCAAACACGGCATACGCAGGAGTTACAACAGGCCATGCAGGCACGGCGTGAAAAGGCTCAACGGGTTCGGCGGGGCAATCGGCGTTTAACACCAGCGGAACGGGCTAATTCAAAATCGTTACGTGAAGCGACGGCTGCCAAGTTGGAACGCAGTGCTAGTAGCTTGGGCCAGCGGGGGGCGCGTGAAGCGACCGTCGCCAAACCAGTGACTGCGACTGGTTTCAAATTAGTGGCAACCGACTTTCCGCCATTGACGGGTAAAACAGTCGTTGCTGCGACGGACTTTACGTTAAGGGCGTTCAACCAAACGATTTTAAACCAACTTAATTTGCAACTCAAACCGGGCGAACGGGTGGCATTAGTCGGTCCGAATGGCTGTGGCAAAACAACATTATTACAGGCTATTCAAGCTAGAACGGCGGGCCTAGCCGTGGCGCCAACCGCTAAAATTGGTGTCTTTAATCAAGATATGACGCTACTAGACGGTCAGTTGACGGTCTGGAAAACAGTCCGTGCGACCAGTGCGTTGCCGGATCAAACGATTCGTAACGTTTTGGGCGCCCTGGGATTGCCGGCTCGATTCTATTCACAACTCGTGGCAAGCTTGAGTGGTGGTGAATTGGTCAAGCTTCAACTGGCCCGGATTTTAGTCGGGATGTACAACGTCTTAATTCTGGATGAACCGACCAATTATTTAGACGTTGCCGCCTTAGATGCATTAGCTGCTTACTTGCAGCATTATCCCGGCACGGTCTTGTTTGTCTCTCATGATGCGACTTTTCGGCAACAGGTCGTGACGCGGACGCTAACCTTCGCCGACCGGACTTTGATTGATCCAGCCCAAGTTGCCACGCAAGCGGCCCAACCGTCAGATTTACCATTGTTACAGTTCAAGTATGATCAATTAATGCAAGATCCAACCGCTAAAACCGCTGACATCCAAGCCTTGCGTATGCAAATTGAGGCCTTAAAATAA
- a CDS encoding acetate/propionate family kinase encodes MQKTLIINAGSSSLKWQLFEMPAETVLASGMVERISMPGSIFTIKYGDHQKFETVVDNLDQNQAAQMMLAELQRLHVIQTLAEITAVAHRVVAGGETFKHAVEVTPAVLDTIKQLSNFAPLHNPMEAKGIETMAQTLPNVKQYAVFDSQFFTDLPEMNAIYSLPYELTQKYHIRRYGEHGISHRYLTNRAAELLGKPVSAVDLVTLHLGSGASLAAVKAGKAYDTSMGFTPLTGVTMGTRAGDVDPAVLPYLMQVLKISDPNEIMMMLNNKSGLLGVSGISPDMREIKAQETTNPQAKLAVDIFVNRITKYAGSYLTELHGADAVIFAGGIGEHNAQLRQQIVDELSIFGLKLDADLNAAGNEGVISSADSAIKVMLIPTNEELAMVRQVAALQQ; translated from the coding sequence ATGCAAAAAACATTAATTATTAATGCTGGTAGTTCGTCGTTAAAGTGGCAGTTATTTGAAATGCCCGCTGAAACGGTGCTAGCTAGCGGTATGGTAGAGCGAATTAGTATGCCCGGCTCAATCTTTACGATTAAGTACGGTGACCATCAAAAATTTGAGACCGTGGTTGATAATTTGGACCAGAACCAAGCGGCTCAAATGATGTTGGCAGAATTACAACGGTTGCATGTGATTCAAACGTTGGCAGAAATTACGGCGGTGGCCCATCGCGTGGTTGCCGGTGGTGAAACTTTCAAGCACGCAGTGGAAGTAACGCCAGCCGTCTTGGATACGATTAAGCAGTTAAGTAACTTTGCGCCGTTACACAATCCGATGGAAGCAAAAGGGATTGAAACCATGGCACAAACCTTACCTAATGTGAAGCAGTATGCTGTTTTTGACAGTCAATTCTTTACGGATTTACCAGAGATGAACGCGATTTATAGTTTACCGTATGAATTAACACAAAAATACCATATTCGCCGGTATGGCGAACATGGTATTTCACACCGCTATTTGACTAATCGGGCGGCTGAATTATTGGGTAAGCCCGTTTCAGCAGTCGACTTGGTCACGCTACATTTAGGTAGTGGCGCTTCATTAGCCGCCGTTAAAGCCGGCAAAGCTTATGATACTTCGATGGGCTTTACGCCATTAACGGGTGTTACGATGGGGACGCGTGCTGGGGATGTCGATCCAGCTGTGTTGCCTTATTTAATGCAGGTCCTAAAGATTAGCGATCCCAATGAAATCATGATGATGTTGAATAACAAGTCAGGATTACTTGGTGTTTCAGGGATTTCACCAGATATGCGCGAGATTAAAGCCCAAGAAACGACTAATCCGCAAGCGAAGTTAGCGGTTGATATTTTTGTGAACCGTATTACGAAGTATGCTGGTAGTTACTTGACTGAATTGCACGGGGCCGATGCGGTGATTTTTGCCGGTGGGATTGGCGAACATAATGCGCAATTACGGCAACAAATTGTTGATGAATTAAGTATCTTTGGTCTTAAGCTGGATGCTGACTTGAATGCTGCCGGTAACGAAGGTGTGATTAGTAGCGCCGATTCAGCGATTAAAGTCATGTTAATTCCAACCAACGAAGAGTTAGCAATGGTGCGCCAAGTCGCCGCATTACAACAGTAA
- a CDS encoding CrcB family protein, giving the protein MKKISAIAIFAFIGGGSREWLSLLISWPQHFWLTVIINVTGAFLLSLVTQLLPTWLSLSEAVITGLSVGLIGSFTTFSTFTFETLQLLHQHQLGLVGAYVGASLGLGLVASLAGNLLSHYWLTKGATSC; this is encoded by the coding sequence TTGAAAAAAATAAGTGCCATCGCCATTTTTGCTTTTATCGGTGGCGGTAGTCGTGAATGGCTCAGTCTGCTCATCAGCTGGCCGCAACATTTTTGGCTAACCGTCATTATTAACGTGACGGGTGCTTTCCTATTGAGTCTCGTAACGCAATTACTCCCAACCTGGCTATCGCTGTCCGAAGCGGTCATCACCGGGTTAAGCGTCGGCCTCATCGGTAGTTTTACCACCTTTTCTACTTTCACATTTGAAACCTTGCAACTCCTCCACCAACATCAGCTAGGTTTAGTAGGCGCTTATGTTGGTGCCAGCTTAGGATTAGGACTCGTCGCCAGCCTAGCAGGAAATTTACTGAGTCATTATTGGCTTACTAAGGGGGCGACCTCATGTTGA
- a CDS encoding small multidrug resistance protein has translation MIGLLITLVIGFWLLKVVFKVGFWLIGLAAMIVVGLFLIRIALWLGVAVLAIGGLALVASPFRN, from the coding sequence ATGATCGGGTTATTGATTACTTTAGTAATTGGCTTTTGGTTGCTGAAAGTTGTCTTTAAAGTTGGTTTTTGGCTGATTGGATTGGCGGCTATGATTGTGGTCGGCCTATTCTTAATTCGGATTGCCTTATGGCTAGGTGTTGCCGTGCTAGCCATCGGTGGTTTAGCCTTAGTTGCCAGCCCATTTCGTAATTAG